In Syntrophorhabdales bacterium, one DNA window encodes the following:
- a CDS encoding alpha/beta hydrolase, translating into MKIVGVVTLVMGLFLCLGFAGVRAQQGTSDVKVMTAGSNQAAAEPVSKGHGEPVTRRWVEQRWVLDNVIRSVGMDWDQPRSAYIAAPCGAEASLDMVGIRQRVQKYADASPAFEAAARRREARAKAAEEAGEHVTARENYCIATMFWGGAQWPIDENNEKNKFYNQRKRDCYNRYAKLADHRVEEVWIPLEGGKSLPGWFHLPPGYQGGRIPVVISIPGMDSFKELSVAMYGDRWLNRGIAVLAIDGPGQYESAVLDIYFSMRAWAATGTAAVEWLIKRQEVDPARIGISGNSFGTFFATIAAANEPRIRAVATLYTCFEPGFHSIFEEASPTFKMRFMYMSGFTNENEFDQFRKSMTWEGQAEKIRVPFLCVAGEADELSPMQYTEKLMKTIQSPKRLVVYQDSRHTVAGVPSVSLGPNPTTLVADWMLATLNGKTFPSERWYVDATGRVTKTGY; encoded by the coding sequence ATGAAAATAGTGGGTGTTGTGACGCTGGTTATGGGATTGTTCCTTTGCCTCGGCTTTGCAGGAGTGCGCGCGCAGCAGGGCACATCCGATGTAAAGGTGATGACCGCAGGCTCGAATCAGGCTGCGGCCGAGCCGGTGAGCAAGGGTCACGGCGAGCCTGTGACACGTCGTTGGGTCGAGCAGCGGTGGGTGCTCGACAACGTGATCCGCTCGGTCGGCATGGACTGGGATCAGCCGCGTTCAGCATACATCGCCGCACCGTGTGGCGCTGAGGCCAGCCTCGATATGGTCGGTATCCGGCAGCGCGTCCAGAAATACGCTGACGCATCGCCCGCGTTTGAGGCTGCTGCGCGTCGTCGGGAGGCAAGAGCGAAAGCGGCTGAGGAGGCAGGCGAACACGTGACGGCGCGGGAGAACTACTGTATTGCGACCATGTTCTGGGGTGGTGCGCAATGGCCCATAGATGAAAACAATGAGAAAAATAAATTTTACAACCAGCGCAAGCGCGACTGCTACAACAGGTACGCGAAGCTTGCTGATCACCGCGTGGAGGAAGTGTGGATTCCTCTGGAAGGGGGTAAGAGCCTGCCGGGTTGGTTTCATCTGCCTCCAGGTTACCAGGGCGGTCGGATCCCTGTTGTGATTTCGATCCCGGGGATGGACAGTTTCAAAGAGCTGAGCGTTGCCATGTACGGAGACCGGTGGTTGAACCGTGGTATCGCTGTACTGGCAATTGATGGACCGGGCCAGTATGAGAGCGCGGTCCTCGACATCTACTTCAGCATGCGCGCCTGGGCGGCCACAGGCACAGCCGCAGTCGAATGGCTGATCAAACGGCAGGAGGTTGATCCGGCGCGCATAGGAATCAGCGGCAATAGTTTTGGTACGTTCTTCGCAACGATTGCGGCGGCGAACGAGCCGCGCATCCGCGCCGTCGCCACGCTTTACACATGCTTCGAACCGGGTTTTCACAGCATCTTTGAGGAGGCGTCACCGACATTCAAAATGCGTTTCATGTATATGTCCGGATTTACGAATGAGAACGAGTTTGACCAATTTCGGAAAAGTATGACGTGGGAAGGGCAGGCCGAGAAGATCCGGGTACCTTTTCTGTGTGTTGCGGGAGAAGCAGACGAGCTGAGTCCGATGCAGTACACTGAGAAATTGATGAAAACGATTCAAAGCCCGAAACGACTTGTTGTCTACCAGGATTCCCGCCACACGGTCGCGGGCGTACCATCTGTCAGTCTTGGGCCCAACCCGACAACCCTGGTTGCCGACTGGATGTTGGCCACGCTGAATGGCAAGACGTTCCCGAGCGAGCGATGGTACGTTGATGCAACAGGCAGAGTGACCAAAACGGGGTATTAA